The genomic interval GGGGGGTCGCGGCTCGGGGCGCCGAGCGGCCCTCAGTCGCGGTTCTCGCCGTCGGGGGCGTCGGCCGCCGCGCCCCGGTCGAGCCCCGGCGTCTCGCGGGCGCTCTCCGGGAGCCACTCGGGCAGTTCGTCGTCCTCCATCCCGACCGCGCGCAGGCGGTTGCGGTACTCCTCCGCGCGGAAGCGGTCCGAGAGGCGCGCGTTTGCGACGGTGAAGAAGAGCACGCCGCCCGCGACGAGGAAGAGGATGCCGGCGGTGCCGGCGATGACTCCGAGGTCGGCCGTGAACAGGGCCGCCCCCCCGAGGACGGCGCCCGACAGGAACAGCGCGCCCGCCACGAGCTGTATCATCAGGTTCCCGAACTCCCCGGAGCCCTGCGGGACCTCCATCGGCCGGGGGAGCAGGTCCTCGTCGGGGAGGTCGGGCGCCTCGTAGCTGTCCATCGAACACAGCGCGACGGACGGCTTCAGGTCGCGCAGCACCGTCCCCTCGCCCTCGATGGAGCCGTCCTCGTACACCACCGCGTACCCCTCGTCGGAGTACGCGACGACGCGGTCGGGGTTCGCCATCCGCTCGACGCGCGCGAACACGTCGCGGTCGAGGACGCGCCGCTTCGTGTCCGCCTCCACGCGGTCGAGCAGCTCCGGCCCCGTTATCCACGTGTCCGGGTCGAAGACGGCCTCCCACTCCTCGGGACTCATCCGCTTCATGTCCGCGGGGGTGAAGTCCTCGAAGTCGTACTCGTCCTCGACGCGGCGACGGAGCTCCTCGGTCGAGAGTTCCTCGGACTCGTCCGGCTCCACCCGCCGAACCGCCGACTCGACGGTTCCCTCCTCCGGTTCCGCGGGGTCGGAGCTGGCGTCTGCCATCGCCGTGGAGTTCGGGTTCGCCCGGTAAACAGTTATCGGGAGCCGCCGGAGTCGGCACCCCTAAACGCGGTCCGGCCCTACGCCGACGCGATGGTCGCCGACGGCACTATCGCCGCCGTGGTCGCGCTCGCGGTCACGGTCAGTCTGCCGTGTTTCCTCTACGGCGCGTGGATAATGATCGACAACGACCCCGTGACGTGGGGCGTCCTGACGTGGCACCTCAAGTACATCCTCACCGGGCTGGCGCTGACGACCGTGCCGCTCGCGCTGTGGATGTTCCCCCGACTGTTCGGGCTGGCCGGACACTCCGCCCAGTTCGGCGGCTACGCCGTCATCCACGCCTTCCTCGGGCTGACGGCCTACGCCTTCCTGCTGTTCGGCTTCACGGGCATCGTTCGCATCTTCCGCGCGAAGTACGAACACGACCTCTACAACGCCTACGACGAGGACGTCCTGCTCGACGAGATCGGCGGCGAGCGGATGAGCCACTGGCGCTCG from Halosegnis marinus carries:
- a CDS encoding DUF7321 family protein, which encodes MVADGTIAAVVALAVTVSLPCFLYGAWIMIDNDPVTWGVLTWHLKYILTGLALTTVPLALWMFPRLFGLAGHSAQFGGYAVIHAFLGLTAYAFLLFGFTGIVRIFRAKYEHDLYNAYDEDVLLDEIGGERMSHWRSRLRVGVFGYTFFWILAWLTGLTRYAIRYI
- a CDS encoding DUF7319 domain-containing protein; this translates as MADASSDPAEPEEGTVESAVRRVEPDESEELSTEELRRRVEDEYDFEDFTPADMKRMSPEEWEAVFDPDTWITGPELLDRVEADTKRRVLDRDVFARVERMANPDRVVAYSDEGYAVVYEDGSIEGEGTVLRDLKPSVALCSMDSYEAPDLPDEDLLPRPMEVPQGSGEFGNLMIQLVAGALFLSGAVLGGAALFTADLGVIAGTAGILFLVAGGVLFFTVANARLSDRFRAEEYRNRLRAVGMEDDELPEWLPESARETPGLDRGAAADAPDGENRD